TGACAATGAGGTCGTTCATTTTTTCTTCCAGCCATATGACCAAACGGGCTGCTTCGTGTATGGCGCTCACTTCTTGCTTGATGCGACTGCTGTGACCGGCAGAGCCATTGACATGAGTTTCCATCACACATATTCCTTTTTGTCCGACGATGGGCTCCATAGAAGACGGCTCTCCTATGATGGCGAATTTCGGTTTTTCGACGTATGTCTGGGTGATATGTGCCACTAAATCAGGTCCAGCCAAACAACCGATTTCTTCGTCGTACGAAAAGGCAAAGTAAATGGGTTTTTTTAGGTCTGCTTTGACCATTTCGGGCAACATGGCCAAACAACAGGAAACAAAGCCTTTCATGTCACATGAGCCTCTTGCATACAGTTTGCCATCGCCTTTGTCAATCAGTACGAAGGGATCTGTCGTCCAATTCTGTCCCTCAGTGGGGACTACATCCGTATGGCCGGATAGGATGACGCCACCATCTACTGCGGGTCCAATTCGACAATGGAGTGAGGATTTTGTACCATTTTCGTTGGGCACCATGTATGTTTCCACACCGTGTGATTCGATATAGTTCTTGATCCAGTGGATGATTTCTAAGTTGCTCATCCCTCCTAAGACGGGATAGGATACCAGTTGAGTCAGTATGTCTTGTACGTTCATGTTTATGGGGTTTCGAATAATTCTATCAATGTAGCTAGTGCTGGGTTTCTGTTTTCGGTATTCCAGATGGCATAGAGTGTAGTCCGGAAGGGGAGTTGGTTGAGACGGATGAATTTGACGCTTGGGTTGTCTTGCATGAGGGATTCTGGCAAAATGGATACACCGAGGTGATGCTCTACAAGTTTGTAGATCGTGCCTGCATGTACGGTGTTGTGTGAGACGATGGGGTCAAACCCACTGTGGACAAATAGGTTCATCATTTTTTCATAGTAGGAGGGGCTGTAGGATTGTTCGAAAAGGATGAAATGCTCTTTTTTGAACTGTGTGAGACTGGTGAACGTTGACTGATCCACTCGGTGATCTGCTGGCAGGACCAATACAAAGGATTCTTCCAAGACGGGATGTAGTTTGAGCCCAATCGGTGCTCGTTCTAGACGTACAAATCCCAAATCAATCTTCTGAGAGAGCAATGCATCGGTTTGTTTGAGATTGTCCATTTCCTGAAGGTTGAATTGAACTTCTGTATTTTGATCCGAAAAGCGCGTAAGTAAATCTGGAATGATTTGTTGCATGGCTGAGCCTACATAGCCTAGGTTGATGCTGCCCAAGACTCCTTTTTCGATGAGTTGGGCATGATCTATGGCGCTATTGACATTGCGTAGGAGCAATTCAAATTCACTTTGAAGATAGCTGCCGGCGGCAGTCAGTTGTACTTTTTTGCTGTTCCGGTCAAAGAGTTGTACTCCGATTTTTTCTTCCATCTGATGAATCTGCCGGCTCAGCCCGGGTTGTGAGACGTAGAGCTTCTCTGCAGCTTTTCGAAAGTGTAGGTTTTTGGCTACTTCGAGAAAATACCGAATATGTCTCAGTTCTATTTGATAACTCATAGGTATTGAAAGATGAATAAATTGATCTTGTTGGTTATCAAAGCTAATTCTAATTTTGGTAAAAAGAAAAGCACATGTTTCAGTACGGGATAGACCACCTGACAGTATCCAAAGCTCTGGCGATAGCCAGAGGGAAATTAGAGGCAAGATTGACCTCCGCCTGCGTAACGAAAGTGGAGCAATCATACCGACATGTATTGGCCATTTCACAGGACGAACCTGCAGTTTATGGCATCAATACAGGGTTTGGCCCATTGTGTGATACCAAAATCGACAAAGTCGAAACGACGAAGTTGCAACGTAACATCCTGTGGAGTCATAGTGTAGGAGTAGGCGAGGCTATTGATGAAGAGCTATCCAAACTGATGCTCATCTGCAAAGTGCACGCACTGGCACAAGGGTACTCTGGAATTTCGGTTGAGATCCTGGAGCGGATCATTTGGCACATTGAACAGGACGTGATTCCGGTGGTGCCTGCACAAGGGTCTGTCGGGGCATCTGGTGATTTGGCACCTTTGTCACATTTGTTTTTGCCACTTATTGGCGAAGGAGAAGTCTTCTATCAAGGCCAGAGGGTCAAAACTGCCGAGTTGTTTATGTCGACAGGTATGGAGAGCGTCAGTTTGCACGCCAAAGCTGGGCTTGCATTGATCAATGGAACACAGTTTATTTTGGCGCATGCCGTACGACTGGTCGATGTGCTGCATGTAGACCTGTCTCATGCTGATATTTTGGGAGCGATGATGATCGAAGGACTGTTGGGGTCCAAAGCTCCTTTTGAAGAAAAGCTGCATCAATTGCGTCCCTATCAGGGAAATCTTCATGTGGCCAATCGCATAAGGAAGTTTCTATTCGAGTCGGAGATTGTCGATTCGCACAAAAACTGTGGCAATGTTCAAGACCCTTATTCGCTGCGCTGCATCCCACAAGTACACGGTAGTTCACGAACAGCCTGGTTGCATCTCAAGGAGGCAGTAGAGGTAGAACTTAATGCAGTGACTGACAACCCAGTTATTTTCTCTCAAGAGGAAACCATCAGTGGGGGGAATTTTCATGGACAGCCCTTGGCTCTACCCATTGATTATGCCTGTCTTGCAGCTGCCGAATTGGGGAATATATCGGATCGCAGATCATATTTGTCGTTGGAGGGGAAGCGAGATCGCACCCCCAAGTTGCTCATGACAGAAACTGGTACAAACTCGGGGTTTATGCTCGTGCAATACACCACGGCAGCTTTGGTGAGTGAAAACAAAGGGCAGTGTTTTCCTGCCAGTGCAGATAGCATTCCTACTTCGCTGGGTCAAGAAGACCATGTGAGTATGGGGTCGATTGGTGCGAGGAAGGCACTTCGTGTTTGTGAAAATCTGACCAAAATTTTGGCTGGAGAATTGATTTGTGCCGCTCAGGCCATGGATTTCAAAAAACCGTTGCGGTCAAGTGCCGTGTTGACACACGTGCACGATCATGTACGATCAGTTATTGACCATGCCAAGGAAGACCGTATATTTTCGGACGATATCAACAAGGCGACGGACTTGCTTCATAGTAGAGAATTGATTCAGATTACTTGGGACCATCTCGGAGGATTTAGTAGTTATGATGATTTGTTCGAACGATTTTAACCCTTATCATATCATGATCACTGCACTTACGGATTTTCAAAAGGCAATCTTAACAGGAATTCCTAATGAGTTGCCTCCCAGGATTTTGACTTACCCAGAGGTCAACCGCGCTCCAAAGCGTAAGGACGTTTTGACTGCTGAGGAGAAGAAGCTGGCCATTAGAAATGCGCTGCGTTACTTCCCCAAGGAGTGGCACGAAGAATTGGCTGGAGAATTTGCCGAAGAACTCAAGGCTTATGGTCGGATCTACATGTATCGTTTCAAACCGAGATATGGGATGTATGCACGGCCCATTGATGCCTATCCCGCTCAGTCTCAGCAAGCAGCAGGCATCATGCTGATGATCCAAAACAACCTTGATCCCAATGTTGCACAGCATCCGGAGGAGTTGATTACCTATGGAGGCAATGGAGGAGTGTTTCAAAACTGGGCACAGTACCTGCTCACGATGCAATACCTGGCCAACATGAGCGACGAACAAACCTTACATTTATATTCGGGGCACCCGATGGGGCTGTTTCCGTCGAGTGCAAATGCTCCGCGTGTCGTAGTGACCAATGGCATGATGATCCCCAATCATTCGTCGCAGGACGATTGGGAAAAATACAATGCACTGGGGGTGACGCAATACGGCCAAATGACCGCAGGTTCGTTCATGTACATTGGCCCACAAGGAATTGTACACGGTACGA
The DNA window shown above is from Reichenbachiella sp. 5M10 and carries:
- the argE gene encoding acetylornithine deacetylase produces the protein MNVQDILTQLVSYPVLGGMSNLEIIHWIKNYIESHGVETYMVPNENGTKSSLHCRIGPAVDGGVILSGHTDVVPTEGQNWTTDPFVLIDKGDGKLYARGSCDMKGFVSCCLAMLPEMVKADLKKPIYFAFSYDEEIGCLAGPDLVAHITQTYVEKPKFAIIGEPSSMEPIVGQKGICVMETHVNGSAGHSSRIKQEVSAIHEAARLVIWLEEKMNDLIVNGHIDERFDPPHSSLHVGKIQGGIAPNIIADDVRFYWDVRVIPSDDVEEIISEFKAFCREREQEKRKLFPDFKIDILVDHPFVLPLDTAADTAVVDLIKRLTGNHELHTVSYAAEAGQYAKGGYESIICGPGSMDQGHRADEYIAKDQLKKCLDMLRKLILEHSN
- the hutH gene encoding histidine ammonia-lyase: MFQYGIDHLTVSKALAIARGKLEARLTSACVTKVEQSYRHVLAISQDEPAVYGINTGFGPLCDTKIDKVETTKLQRNILWSHSVGVGEAIDEELSKLMLICKVHALAQGYSGISVEILERIIWHIEQDVIPVVPAQGSVGASGDLAPLSHLFLPLIGEGEVFYQGQRVKTAELFMSTGMESVSLHAKAGLALINGTQFILAHAVRLVDVLHVDLSHADILGAMMIEGLLGSKAPFEEKLHQLRPYQGNLHVANRIRKFLFESEIVDSHKNCGNVQDPYSLRCIPQVHGSSRTAWLHLKEAVEVELNAVTDNPVIFSQEETISGGNFHGQPLALPIDYACLAAAELGNISDRRSYLSLEGKRDRTPKLLMTETGTNSGFMLVQYTTAALVSENKGQCFPASADSIPTSLGQEDHVSMGSIGARKALRVCENLTKILAGELICAAQAMDFKKPLRSSAVLTHVHDHVRSVIDHAKEDRIFSDDINKATDLLHSRELIQITWDHLGGFSSYDDLFERF
- a CDS encoding LysR family transcriptional regulator, giving the protein MSYQIELRHIRYFLEVAKNLHFRKAAEKLYVSQPGLSRQIHQMEEKIGVQLFDRNSKKVQLTAAGSYLQSEFELLLRNVNSAIDHAQLIEKGVLGSINLGYVGSAMQQIIPDLLTRFSDQNTEVQFNLQEMDNLKQTDALLSQKIDLGFVRLERAPIGLKLHPVLEESFVLVLPADHRVDQSTFTSLTQFKKEHFILFEQSYSPSYYEKMMNLFVHSGFDPIVSHNTVHAGTIYKLVEHHLGVSILPESLMQDNPSVKFIRLNQLPFRTTLYAIWNTENRNPALATLIELFETP